In Spirosoma aureum, a single genomic region encodes these proteins:
- a CDS encoding M14 family metallopeptidase, giving the protein MFKVFRLVAILLLMVQTSGWSQTLPSPKEHFGFNIGDDYQLATYTQTEAYFKKLATSDRTKMVDIGLTEEGRHQFMLIVSSPENIKKLDRYKEISQKLARAEGITEEQARAMSMEGKAIVWIDGGLHATETVGTHQLIETAWQLVSRKDPETLRILDNVVILMTHANPDGQEIVSNWYMREPKPEKRSLENLPRLYQKYVGHDNNRDFFIMNMKESQNIGRQLFVEWIPQIMYNHHQRGPAGSVLAGPPYRDPFNYVFDPLMITGIDALGAAMINRLNAENKPGFTRLGGSVFSTWYNGGLRTTTHFHNMIGLLTEIIGNPTPETVPLVPQRLIPNGNTPFPVTPQKWHFKQSIDYSLSLNYATLDYAARHRDELLYNIYKMGKNSIDRGSSDYWTLSPKRADAITQAYQADLRKAKPDSAGRIGAAASESASGNPRGGGIPVKYYDAVLKDPQLRDPRGFIIPANQTDLATAVKFVNALIKTGIQIQQATADFTVAGKKYPAGSYVVKTDQAFRPHVIDMFEPQDHPNDFPYPGGPPIRPYDAAGWTLAYQMNVQFDRILDAFDGPFKKLPYGELQSPTGHLDPASGAGYVLNARANNAFIAVNDLLKSGIEVYRLPSGVAGKANIESGSFFIPSSAKAKTALEKSSKDLGLDVISIAKRPAGGLVKVSPMRIALWDTYGGSMPSGWVRWVMEQYHFPINLIYAQDIDAGDLRKKYDVIVFVTRAIPGLGNSGVGNRGEGEGFQGREPKAEELPAEYRPWLGKITADKSIPQLKKFLEAGGNVVTIGSSTNLAYHLGLPVKNALIEMTNSGQERPLPAEKYYIPGSILRVTLDSTQQATWGMPTQTDVYFDASPVFKLAPDAIAKGTVKPLAWFSTNKPLRSGWAWGQTYLQDGVAAFMAPVGSGKLFAFGPEITFRAQAQGTFKLLFNQLYTNSVAQ; this is encoded by the coding sequence ATGTTCAAAGTTTTCCGATTAGTGGCCATTTTACTGCTGATGGTTCAAACCAGCGGATGGTCACAAACACTTCCATCACCCAAAGAGCATTTTGGTTTTAATATCGGCGACGATTACCAACTTGCTACGTACACGCAAACTGAAGCCTATTTTAAAAAACTGGCTACCTCCGATCGCACCAAAATGGTCGACATTGGATTGACGGAAGAAGGCCGTCACCAATTCATGCTGATCGTTTCCTCGCCGGAAAACATTAAAAAACTCGACCGGTACAAGGAGATCTCTCAGAAACTGGCCCGTGCCGAAGGAATTACCGAAGAGCAGGCCAGGGCTATGTCCATGGAAGGGAAAGCAATCGTCTGGATCGATGGGGGCCTTCATGCTACCGAAACGGTAGGTACGCATCAGCTTATCGAAACTGCCTGGCAGTTAGTAAGCCGCAAAGATCCCGAAACGCTACGCATTCTGGATAATGTTGTTATCCTGATGACCCACGCCAATCCGGATGGTCAGGAAATAGTCAGTAACTGGTATATGCGTGAACCCAAGCCCGAAAAACGGTCGCTGGAAAATTTACCCCGACTGTATCAGAAATACGTTGGCCACGATAACAATCGCGATTTCTTTATCATGAATATGAAAGAATCGCAGAATATCGGCCGTCAATTGTTTGTCGAATGGATTCCTCAGATCATGTACAATCACCACCAGCGTGGCCCAGCTGGCTCTGTACTGGCAGGTCCACCCTATCGTGATCCGTTCAACTACGTCTTCGACCCGCTGATGATTACGGGTATCGACGCGTTGGGAGCTGCGATGATCAACCGGCTCAATGCTGAAAACAAGCCTGGTTTTACGCGTTTAGGGGGGTCCGTTTTCTCGACCTGGTATAATGGTGGATTGCGCACTACGACGCACTTCCATAATATGATTGGCCTGCTGACCGAGATTATTGGTAACCCGACGCCCGAAACGGTTCCCCTTGTTCCACAGCGTCTGATTCCGAATGGGAATACACCCTTCCCGGTAACTCCGCAGAAGTGGCACTTCAAGCAATCGATCGACTATTCACTTTCACTCAACTACGCTACGCTCGATTATGCAGCACGGCACCGCGATGAGCTTCTGTATAACATCTACAAGATGGGCAAAAACTCGATTGACCGTGGTAGCAGCGATTACTGGACGCTTTCACCCAAACGGGCGGATGCCATTACACAGGCCTATCAGGCTGATCTGAGAAAAGCGAAACCTGATTCGGCAGGCCGCATAGGTGCAGCTGCCTCCGAATCGGCCAGTGGAAATCCACGCGGAGGTGGTATTCCAGTAAAATACTACGATGCGGTTCTAAAAGACCCTCAGTTGCGCGATCCACGTGGATTTATTATCCCGGCAAACCAGACTGATCTGGCAACAGCTGTTAAGTTTGTCAACGCCCTGATCAAGACGGGTATCCAGATTCAGCAGGCAACGGCCGATTTCACTGTGGCAGGCAAAAAATATCCGGCCGGTTCGTATGTTGTTAAAACCGATCAGGCATTCCGTCCACACGTGATCGACATGTTCGAGCCACAGGATCACCCAAACGATTTTCCGTATCCGGGTGGCCCACCGATTCGTCCTTATGATGCGGCTGGATGGACACTGGCCTACCAGATGAACGTTCAGTTCGACCGTATTCTCGACGCTTTCGACGGTCCGTTCAAGAAACTGCCCTACGGCGAACTCCAGTCCCCAACGGGTCATCTGGACCCTGCTTCGGGTGCTGGCTATGTTTTGAATGCACGGGCGAATAATGCGTTCATTGCTGTCAATGACCTGCTTAAATCGGGCATAGAGGTTTACCGTCTGCCTTCGGGCGTTGCTGGCAAAGCGAACATAGAGTCAGGCTCTTTCTTTATTCCATCATCGGCCAAAGCTAAAACAGCCCTGGAAAAATCGTCGAAAGACCTCGGACTTGACGTAATCAGCATAGCCAAACGTCCAGCAGGTGGATTGGTTAAAGTGTCGCCAATGCGCATTGCTTTATGGGATACTTACGGTGGTTCGATGCCTTCGGGTTGGGTTCGCTGGGTGATGGAACAATATCATTTCCCAATAAATCTTATATACGCACAGGATATCGACGCTGGTGATCTCCGTAAGAAGTACGACGTAATTGTGTTTGTTACACGGGCCATTCCAGGTCTTGGTAATTCGGGTGTTGGTAACCGTGGCGAAGGCGAAGGATTCCAGGGAAGAGAACCCAAAGCAGAAGAGCTGCCTGCCGAATATCGTCCATGGCTCGGCAAAATTACCGCTGATAAGTCAATTCCACAGTTGAAGAAATTTCTGGAAGCAGGGGGAAATGTCGTAACGATCGGCAGTAGTACAAACCTTGCCTACCATCTGGGACTTCCAGTCAAAAATGCATTGATCGAGATGACAAACAGCGGCCAGGAGCGCCCACTACCCGCTGAGAAATATTACATTCCAGGTAGTATTTTACGGGTAACGCTTGATTCAACCCAACAGGCGACCTGGGGTATGCCTACTCAGACGGATGTTTACTTCGACGCAAGTCCTGTATTCAAACTAGCTCCCGATGCTATTGCCAAAGGCACTGTAAAACCATTGGCCTGGTTCTCGACCAACAAGCCATTACGTAGTGGCTGGGCATGGGGACAGACTTATTTACAGGATGGTGTTGCCGCATTTATGGCACCAGTTGGGTCTGGCAAACTCTTTGCTTTTGGCCCCGAAATCACATTCCGGGCTCAGGCTCAAGGCACTTTCAAATTGCTATTCAACCAGCTTTACACGAATTCAGTTGCCCAATGA
- a CDS encoding TldD/PmbA family protein, with the protein MAILTKDEAKRIIDKVLGYSKADETSVSLNGGRTGNIRYARNSVSTSGETDNLALAVTAVFGKRSGTATINEFDDASLEKTVRRAEEIARLAPENPEYMSMLGPQKYLETSTYAESTAKIDPEFRAQAAFNSIDPCRQKNLTAAGYMEDTTGFTAIGNSKGLFGYNRSTGVDFSITVRTADGLGSGYANPDVNDVSKLNTKSTTEIAMQKALASASARALEPGKYTVILEPTASVELLQNMMRSMDARSADEGRSFLGKKGGGTRLGEKLFDERVTIITDPMNADLPLAPFGGGGGGGGGGRFGGGGGGEGVPQEKITWIENGVVKNMFYSRFWADKKGVKAVPPPSGFIVQGGTQSLADLIKSTDKGILVTRFWYIRAVDPQTQLYTGLTRDGTFYIENGQIKFPVKNFRFNESPVIMLNNLEALGKPVRAGGNLIPPMKIRDFTFTSLSDAV; encoded by the coding sequence ATGGCTATTTTAACTAAAGACGAAGCCAAACGAATCATTGATAAGGTTTTGGGCTATTCAAAAGCGGATGAAACCAGTGTTAGCCTGAATGGTGGTCGGACCGGTAACATTCGGTATGCCCGAAACTCCGTTTCGACCAGTGGTGAAACGGACAATTTAGCGCTGGCGGTTACTGCCGTATTCGGCAAACGCAGCGGAACCGCTACGATCAACGAGTTCGACGATGCTTCGCTGGAGAAAACCGTTCGGCGGGCTGAAGAAATTGCCCGCTTAGCTCCCGAAAATCCAGAGTACATGTCTATGCTCGGGCCGCAGAAATACCTGGAAACAAGTACGTATGCAGAAAGCACGGCTAAAATTGACCCTGAATTTCGGGCTCAGGCTGCGTTCAATAGCATCGATCCATGCCGTCAGAAGAATCTGACCGCTGCGGGCTACATGGAAGATACAACAGGCTTTACCGCCATTGGCAATAGCAAGGGCTTATTCGGCTATAATCGGTCAACGGGTGTTGATTTCTCCATTACCGTTCGGACTGCTGACGGGCTGGGATCTGGTTATGCCAATCCCGACGTAAACGACGTCAGCAAACTAAACACAAAGTCTACCACCGAAATAGCCATGCAGAAAGCATTGGCATCGGCCAGTGCCCGAGCGCTTGAGCCGGGTAAATACACGGTTATTCTGGAACCAACGGCTTCGGTTGAATTGCTGCAAAATATGATGCGCAGCATGGATGCCCGGAGTGCCGATGAAGGCCGTAGCTTTCTGGGCAAAAAAGGAGGAGGGACCCGTCTGGGCGAAAAACTGTTCGATGAACGGGTTACGATTATTACCGATCCGATGAATGCCGATCTGCCGCTCGCTCCATTTGGTGGTGGTGGCGGAGGAGGTGGCGGTGGCCGCTTTGGCGGTGGCGGAGGTGGCGAAGGCGTACCTCAGGAAAAGATAACCTGGATTGAAAATGGCGTTGTCAAGAACATGTTCTACTCGCGCTTCTGGGCTGATAAGAAAGGCGTTAAAGCTGTTCCACCACCATCTGGTTTCATCGTTCAGGGCGGTACGCAATCGCTGGCTGATTTGATCAAAAGTACGGATAAGGGCATACTTGTCACGCGCTTCTGGTACATCCGCGCTGTTGATCCACAGACCCAGTTGTACACGGGCCTTACCCGCGACGGGACGTTTTATATTGAAAATGGGCAAATTAAGTTTCCGGTCAAGAATTTCCGGTTCAACGAAAGCCCGGTTATCATGCTCAATAACCTCGAAGCCCTGGGCAAACCGGTTCGGGCGGGGGGTAACCTGATTCCGCCAATGAAAATCAGGGATTTCACCTTCACGAGCTTGTCGGACGCTGTATAG
- a CDS encoding TldD/PmbA family protein, which produces MAILTKDEAKKIIDKVLSYSKADELSANLTGGRIGNIRYARNAVSTSGEGTNLSLSVTAAFGKRSGTATINEFDDASLEKTVRRAEEIARLAPENPEYMPMLGPQTYLAADPYAQSTANIDPAYRSQATFDSIDPCRKKNLTAAGYMEDSTRFTAIGNTKGLSAYNRETSVEFSITVRTADGTGSGYSTRDVTDVSKLSTKDATEIAMQKALASTNARALEPGKYTVILEPAALLANVDASLMAAMMNSLDARNAEEGRSFLSKKGGGTRLGEKLFDERVTIYSDPTNAEVPAAAFGGGGGGGRLGGGGSDGRPQEKVTWIEKGVVKNMSYSRYWADKKGVKAIPPPANFIMAGGTESLADMIKSTEKGILVTRFWYIRAVDPQTLLYTGLTRDGTFYIENGQIKFPVKNFRFNESPIIMLNNLETLGKPVRLGGNLIPPLKIRDFTFTSLSDAV; this is translated from the coding sequence ATGGCTATTTTAACCAAAGACGAAGCCAAAAAAATAATTGATAAAGTACTGTCTTACTCGAAGGCAGATGAATTGAGTGCCAATCTAACGGGAGGTCGTATCGGTAACATTCGCTATGCCCGCAATGCCGTATCGACCAGTGGCGAGGGTACCAATCTGTCGTTGAGCGTAACGGCGGCTTTTGGCAAACGAAGCGGTACCGCCACCATCAACGAGTTCGACGATGCATCGCTGGAGAAAACCGTTCGGCGAGCTGAAGAAATTGCCCGACTAGCCCCGGAAAATCCGGAGTATATGCCCATGTTAGGGCCTCAGACGTATCTGGCAGCTGATCCCTACGCCCAAAGCACGGCCAATATTGACCCGGCTTATCGCTCTCAGGCAACCTTCGACAGCATTGACCCCTGCCGGAAAAAGAACCTGACTGCTGCTGGTTATATGGAGGATTCGACGCGTTTCACGGCAATAGGCAACACCAAAGGCTTATCGGCTTACAATCGGGAGACATCCGTTGAATTTTCAATTACGGTTCGCACTGCAGATGGAACAGGTTCCGGTTATTCAACCCGCGACGTAACTGACGTGTCGAAGTTAAGCACGAAAGACGCAACCGAGATCGCCATGCAGAAAGCCTTGGCTTCAACAAATGCCCGGGCACTGGAGCCCGGCAAATACACGGTCATTCTGGAACCGGCTGCACTCCTGGCCAATGTTGATGCGTCGCTCATGGCCGCCATGATGAATTCACTGGATGCTCGTAATGCCGAAGAAGGCCGCAGTTTTCTCAGTAAAAAAGGTGGTGGTACGAGACTGGGTGAAAAGCTGTTCGATGAACGTGTAACCATCTACTCCGATCCCACAAACGCCGAAGTACCAGCAGCCGCATTTGGCGGTGGTGGCGGTGGCGGTCGCCTTGGCGGTGGTGGGAGCGACGGGCGTCCGCAGGAAAAAGTAACCTGGATCGAAAAAGGCGTGGTTAAGAACATGTCCTATTCGCGCTACTGGGCCGATAAAAAAGGCGTTAAGGCGATTCCTCCTCCAGCCAATTTTATCATGGCAGGTGGTACCGAATCGCTGGCGGATATGATAAAAAGCACCGAAAAAGGGATTCTTGTCACTCGCTTTTGGTATATCCGTGCCGTTGACCCACAGACGCTTCTTTATACGGGATTAACCCGTGATGGTACGTTCTATATTGAAAATGGGCAGATTAAGTTTCCGGTCAAAAACTTCCGCTTTAACGAAAGTCCGATTATTATGCTCAATAACCTCGAAACGTTGGGCAAGCCCGTCCGCCTGGGTGGGAATCTGATCCCGCCACTAAAAATCAGAGATTTTACCTTCACCAGCTTGTCGGATGCTGTGTAA
- a CDS encoding TldD/PmbA family protein yields MGSAGMLMPNLPAFSRSVAPEVLMEPGMDVSIKKRLADAALNAAKAKGATYADVRIGRYLNQFVLTRENKVQGIINAESFGVGVRVIANGCWGFASVGDARDEAVVAKAAETAVTIAKANARLLTEPVQLAPQKGYGEVSWKAPIKRSAFEVPAKEKVDLLLAANAAAMQNGANFVNNVLFQVNEQKYFASTDGTYADQDIHRIGPSFTVTAVDPQNGKFSTRNSLSSPMGMGYEYLQVNPGDKLAGVTTRYNKGYDLLEDITIAAKQAKEKLSAKSVEAGKYDLVLDPSHLWLTIHESVGHPLELDRVLGYEANFAGTSFATLDKWQAKNFNYGSKAVNFVADKTQVGSLGAVGWDDEGVKTKKWDLVKDGILVNYQAIRDQVHIIGEKESQGCCYADNWSSVQFQRMANVSLEAGKTPLSVDEMIKDVKKGIYIIGDGSFSIDQQRYNFQFGGQLFYEIKDGQIVGMLKDVAYQANTREFWNSCVAVCDERDYRLGGAFNDGKGQPSQSSAVSHGSSTARFNGVNVINTARKI; encoded by the coding sequence ATGGGCTCAGCGGGGATGCTGATGCCTAACCTGCCCGCTTTTTCCCGGTCTGTCGCTCCCGAAGTCCTGATGGAGCCAGGCATGGATGTATCGATCAAAAAGCGTCTGGCTGATGCGGCCCTGAATGCCGCTAAAGCGAAAGGAGCTACTTATGCGGATGTCCGTATTGGCCGCTATCTCAATCAATTCGTACTCACCCGCGAAAATAAAGTACAGGGAATTATCAACGCCGAATCGTTTGGGGTTGGTGTTCGGGTTATTGCCAATGGCTGCTGGGGTTTTGCGTCCGTAGGCGATGCCCGCGATGAAGCCGTTGTTGCCAAAGCCGCTGAAACTGCCGTGACAATTGCCAAAGCAAATGCCCGGCTGTTGACTGAACCCGTGCAATTAGCACCGCAGAAAGGCTACGGCGAAGTAAGCTGGAAAGCGCCCATTAAGCGAAGTGCTTTTGAGGTTCCGGCCAAGGAAAAGGTCGATTTGTTATTGGCGGCTAACGCAGCGGCCATGCAAAATGGCGCGAACTTCGTCAATAATGTGTTGTTTCAGGTCAACGAACAAAAGTATTTTGCCTCGACCGATGGCACCTACGCCGATCAGGACATTCACCGGATTGGACCGAGTTTCACTGTAACGGCCGTTGATCCGCAGAATGGAAAGTTCTCTACCCGTAACTCGTTGAGTTCGCCGATGGGGATGGGTTATGAGTACCTTCAGGTCAATCCAGGCGACAAACTGGCTGGTGTTACGACCCGCTACAATAAGGGATACGATTTACTGGAAGATATTACCATAGCCGCCAAACAGGCAAAAGAAAAGTTGTCGGCTAAGTCAGTAGAGGCCGGGAAGTATGACCTTGTACTCGATCCGTCACACCTGTGGCTGACCATTCACGAATCGGTAGGTCACCCACTCGAACTCGACCGCGTGCTGGGCTACGAAGCTAATTTTGCCGGTACCTCGTTTGCTACTCTGGATAAGTGGCAGGCGAAGAACTTCAACTATGGTAGCAAAGCGGTAAACTTCGTGGCCGACAAAACACAGGTCGGTTCGTTAGGTGCTGTTGGCTGGGACGATGAAGGCGTGAAAACCAAGAAATGGGATTTGGTCAAAGATGGTATCCTGGTGAACTACCAGGCCATTCGTGATCAGGTGCACATCATCGGCGAGAAAGAATCGCAGGGTTGCTGCTATGCCGATAACTGGAGTTCGGTACAGTTCCAGCGCATGGCCAACGTGTCGCTGGAGGCTGGTAAAACGCCCTTGTCCGTGGATGAAATGATCAAGGATGTGAAAAAAGGCATCTACATCATTGGGGATGGTTCGTTCTCGATTGATCAGCAACGCTACAACTTCCAGTTTGGCGGACAGCTCTTCTACGAAATCAAAGACGGTCAGATTGTCGGTATGTTGAAAGATGTGGCCTATCAGGCCAATACCCGTGAGTTCTGGAACTCCTGCGTCGCTGTCTGCGATGAGCGCGATTACCGGTTAGGGGGTGCTTTCAACGATGGGAAAGGCCAGCCTTCACAATCGAGCGCGGTATCGCACGGTAGTTCGACCGCCCGATTCAACGGGGTCAACGTGATCAATACAGCCCGGAAAATCTAA
- a CDS encoding TldD/PmbA family protein, giving the protein MKRRDFIHLSGMGMGALLTAGIPATGIPVLGNSVVPEYLLEPGVDVATKKRFADIALNAAKSKGATYTDVRIGRYLQQFMFTREMKVQNIVNAESYGVGIRVIANGTWGFAATSNVTPEAIARCAETAVAIAKANSKFQTEPVVLAPQKGVGEVTWKTPITKNAFEIPVQQKIELLMKVNSEAMKNGAGFVTSNLFFVNEQKYFASTDGTYADQDIHRVWPTFTVTAVDKAAGKFKTRDALSSPMGMGYEYLDGLASEKIAAPNGLVGYRNSYDMVEDAILAAKQAKEKLTAKTVQPGKYDLVLDPNHLGLTIHESVGHPTELDRVLGYEANYAGTSFATLDKWKTKKFNYGSKLVNIVADKLQPHSLGKVGYDDEGVPSKEWDLIKDGILVNYQAIRDQAAILGEKESNGCCYADNWDSVQFQRMPNVSLKHGTEKRSVFDMIKGVDKGIYIIGRGSYSIDQQRYNFQFGGQLFYEIKNGEIVGMLDDVAYQSNTQEFWNSCAQLCDKDDYRMFGSFFDGKGQPSQVSAVSHGSATTRFNGVNVINTGRKI; this is encoded by the coding sequence ATGAAAAGAAGAGATTTCATCCACTTGTCTGGCATGGGCATGGGGGCGTTACTGACGGCCGGTATCCCGGCAACCGGTATTCCGGTTCTGGGAAATTCAGTGGTGCCTGAGTACCTGCTCGAACCCGGTGTGGATGTAGCTACTAAAAAACGCTTTGCCGACATTGCGCTCAATGCCGCAAAAAGCAAAGGGGCTACTTACACCGACGTTCGCATCGGAAGGTACCTGCAACAGTTCATGTTCACCCGCGAGATGAAGGTGCAGAACATTGTCAATGCTGAATCCTATGGTGTGGGTATTCGCGTGATCGCTAACGGAACCTGGGGATTTGCCGCGACCAGCAACGTTACGCCCGAAGCCATCGCCCGTTGTGCAGAAACAGCCGTAGCCATCGCTAAGGCTAACTCGAAGTTCCAGACCGAGCCGGTGGTGCTGGCTCCCCAAAAAGGAGTCGGTGAAGTTACCTGGAAAACACCCATTACAAAAAATGCTTTCGAAATTCCAGTTCAACAGAAAATTGAACTGCTGATGAAAGTAAACAGCGAGGCCATGAAAAATGGAGCAGGCTTCGTTACCTCTAATCTCTTTTTCGTCAACGAACAAAAGTATTTTGCATCGACTGACGGCACCTATGCCGATCAGGACATTCACCGTGTCTGGCCAACCTTTACAGTTACGGCTGTCGATAAAGCTGCGGGTAAATTTAAAACCCGCGATGCGCTCAGCTCACCCATGGGCATGGGCTATGAATACCTCGACGGACTGGCGTCCGAAAAAATAGCAGCTCCAAACGGCCTCGTTGGCTATCGTAATTCATACGATATGGTTGAGGATGCCATTCTGGCGGCTAAACAGGCTAAGGAAAAACTGACTGCAAAAACGGTTCAGCCGGGTAAATATGATCTTGTCCTCGATCCAAACCACCTGGGGCTGACCATTCACGAGTCGGTAGGTCACCCGACCGAACTCGACCGTGTATTGGGCTACGAAGCCAATTATGCCGGTACAAGCTTTGCCACGCTGGATAAATGGAAAACCAAAAAATTCAACTACGGCAGTAAACTGGTTAACATCGTGGCCGACAAATTACAGCCCCATTCACTGGGTAAAGTTGGTTACGACGATGAAGGTGTGCCCAGTAAAGAGTGGGATCTGATTAAAGACGGTATTCTGGTCAATTACCAGGCCATTCGCGATCAAGCAGCTATTCTGGGTGAAAAAGAATCGAATGGTTGCTGTTATGCCGATAACTGGGATTCTGTGCAGTTTCAGCGGATGCCGAATGTATCCTTAAAACATGGGACTGAAAAACGTTCGGTTTTCGACATGATCAAAGGAGTCGATAAAGGCATTTACATCATTGGCCGTGGATCTTATTCCATCGATCAACAGCGCTATAATTTTCAGTTCGGTGGTCAACTGTTCTACGAAATCAAGAATGGCGAAATAGTGGGCATGCTCGACGATGTTGCGTACCAGTCGAATACGCAGGAATTCTGGAACTCCTGTGCACAACTCTGCGACAAAGACGACTACCGCATGTTCGGTTCTTTCTTCGATGGGAAAGGGCAACCCTCTCAGGTGAGTGCTGTGTCGCACGGCAGTGCAACGACGCGCTTCAATGGTGTCAACGTGATCAATACCGGACGGAAAATCTAA
- a CDS encoding TldD/PmbA family protein: MNRRNFNQLMGMGATGILLPNLPAFSRTVSPEALLEPGVDVATKKRLADAALNAAKSKGATYTDVRIGRYLNQFVITREDKVQNIVNTESYGVGVRVIADGCWGFAAVVDAKSEADTAKAAEKAVAIAKANARLMKQPVQLAPQKGYGEVSWKAPIQKNAFEVPIKEKVDLLLSVNSAALKNGANYVNSVLFMVNEQKYFASTDGTYADQDIHRLWPIFNVTAIDPKTGKFETRNALSAPVGMGYEYLQANPADKVTGVTTRYNKGYDMLEDATAAAKQARAKHSAKSVEAGKYDLVLDPSHLWLTIHESVGHPLELDRVLGYEANFAGTSFATLDKWKTKNFNYGSKQVNLFADKLQVGSLGAVGWDDEGVKTKQWDLVKEGTLVNYQAIRDQVHIIGENESQGCCYADNWGSVQFQRMANVSLAAGKTPLSVQDMIKDVKKGIYIIGDGSFSIDQQRYNFQFGGQLFYEIKDGQIAGMLKDVAYQSNTQEFWNSCVAVCDERDYRLGGSFFDGKGQPPQSSAVSHGSSTARFNGVNVINTARKI; encoded by the coding sequence TTGAACCGCCGAAACTTTAATCAATTGATGGGTATGGGAGCAACCGGGATATTGCTTCCTAACTTGCCTGCTTTTTCCCGTACCGTTAGCCCTGAAGCCTTACTGGAGCCGGGGGTAGATGTTGCCACGAAAAAGCGCCTGGCCGATGCAGCATTGAACGCGGCCAAAAGCAAAGGGGCCACGTATACAGATGTCAGGATTGGTCGTTACCTGAATCAATTCGTGATTACGCGTGAGGATAAAGTTCAGAATATCGTTAACACAGAGTCTTACGGTGTTGGGGTTCGTGTCATTGCCGATGGCTGCTGGGGTTTTGCTGCCGTTGTCGATGCCAAGAGCGAGGCAGATACGGCCAAAGCCGCCGAAAAAGCCGTAGCTATCGCGAAAGCAAATGCCAGATTGATGAAACAACCCGTTCAACTGGCTCCCCAGAAAGGCTACGGCGAAGTAAGCTGGAAAGCGCCGATTCAGAAAAATGCGTTTGAGGTCCCGATTAAAGAAAAGGTTGACCTCTTATTATCCGTAAACAGCGCTGCGCTCAAAAACGGAGCCAACTACGTAAACTCAGTGCTGTTCATGGTAAATGAGCAAAAGTATTTTGCCTCGACCGATGGCACCTACGCCGATCAGGATATTCACCGGCTATGGCCAATTTTCAACGTAACCGCTATTGACCCCAAGACAGGCAAGTTCGAAACGCGCAATGCACTGAGTGCGCCGGTCGGCATGGGTTACGAATATCTGCAAGCCAACCCTGCGGATAAAGTGACAGGCGTTACTACACGTTACAATAAGGGGTATGACATGCTTGAAGATGCGACCGCAGCCGCTAAACAGGCGCGGGCGAAACACAGCGCCAAATCCGTTGAAGCCGGGAAATATGATCTCGTACTTGATCCTTCACACCTGTGGCTGACCATTCACGAATCGGTGGGTCACCCACTCGAACTCGACCGCGTGCTGGGCTATGAAGCCAATTTTGCCGGTACCTCGTTTGCTACTCTGGATAAGTGGAAAACCAAGAACTTCAATTATGGCAGCAAGCAGGTCAACCTCTTTGCCGATAAATTACAGGTTGGTTCATTAGGTGCTGTTGGCTGGGATGACGAAGGCGTAAAGACCAAACAGTGGGATCTGGTGAAAGAGGGAACCCTGGTGAACTACCAGGCCATTCGTGATCAGGTCCACATCATCGGCGAAAATGAATCGCAGGGGTGCTGTTATGCCGATAACTGGGGCTCTGTCCAGTTTCAGCGCATGGCCAATGTGTCGCTGGCCGCTGGTAAAACGCCCCTGTCGGTTCAGGATATGATTAAAGATGTGAAAAAAGGCATCTACATCATTGGGGATGGTTCGTTCTCGATTGATCAGCAACGCTACAACTTCCAGTTTGGCGGACAGCTCTTCTACGAAATCAAAGACGGTCAGATTGCTGGTATGCTGAAAGATGTAGCCTATCAATCGAACACGCAGGAATTCTGGAACTCCTGCGTCGCTGTCTGCGATGAGCGTGATTATAGACTAGGGGGCTCGTTTTTCGATGGCAAAGGGCAACCACCGCAATCCAGCGCAGTATCGCACGGTAGTTCGACCGCCCGCTTCAACGGGGTCAACGTGATTAATACAGCCCGGAAAATCTAA